The Glandiceps talaboti chromosome 9, keGlaTala1.1, whole genome shotgun sequence genome window below encodes:
- the LOC144439787 gene encoding alcohol dehydrogenase-like: MSAIKTMKCVKLTEHYPAPLQYIPDHKFPDLPPEGAIIKVSFCGICHSDIHLWNRAAEKTLPFILGHEITGTIHSIGQLATRCGLETVDKVVLYPWIGCCDCVSCQKGEFTYCLEFDEPSDGIELGCTVDGGFAEYVAVPHIRYVVPLPSSISMETAGILGCGMLTAYSSTKRAMKHTEEVLSRWVYKCHDVFISIGKCGILVIGAGGLGLSAIRFLRACLQNDRVELACADINENKLPFVLDNGCDTFIHWPKGASDDELITKTKSAFSASRLHIVLDFVGASTTFKVAYQSLAKHGLLVNIGLECKLFDMTLGPLVTRSLLIEGIYAGTLQDMKDLVDMVGKKVVTPLSQHSLFKLEDTQDCLEKLKRGEVNGRAVISFE, translated from the exons ATGTCTGCTATAAAAACCATGAAATGTGTTAAACTAACGGAGCATTATCCAGCACCCCTGCAATATATACCAGATCACAAGTTTCCTGATTTGCCACCAGAGGGTGCAATTATCAAG GTTTCATTTTGTGGTATTTGTCACAGCGACATTCATCTGTGGAATAGAGCTGCTGAGAAAACCTTGCCTTTCATCCTAG GTCATGAGATAACGGGTACGATTCATTCTATTGGTCAGTTAGCAACAAGGTGCGGTTTAGAAACTGTCGATAAAGTCGTTCTTTATCCTTGGATTGGCTGTTGTGATTGTGTCAGCTGTCAGAAAGGCGAATTTACTTATTGTTTAGAGTTTGATGAGCCGTCCGATGGCATCGAATTGGGCTGTACAGTTGATGGCGG TTTTGCAGAATATGTAGCCGTACCACATATACGATATGTTGTTCCCCTGCCGTCATCTATTTCAATGGAAACTGCCGGGATTTTGGGATGTGGAATGCTGACAGCTTACAGCAGCACCAAGAGAGCAATGAAGCACACCGAGGAAGTTCTCTCAAGATGGGTTTA TAAATGTCACGACGTTTTTATCTCCATAGGCAAATGTGGTATTCTGGTTATTGGTGCAGGTGGTCTTGGATTGTCTGCAATTAGATTTTTGAGGGCATGTCTTCAAAATGATCGTGTTGAACTTGCTTGTGCTGATATCAAT gAAAATAAATTGCCGTTTGTACTTGATAATGGTTGTGATACTTTCATACACTGGCCAAAGGGTGCATCTGATGATGAACTCATTACCAAGACAAAATCAGCATTTAGTGCAAGTCGACTGCATATTGTGCTGGATTTTGTTGGCGCTTCGACAACATTTAAAGTTGCATACCAATCACTTGCTAAG CATGGGCTACTGGTAAATATTGGTCTAGAATGCAAACTAtttgatatgacattagggCCTTTAGTAACACGTTCGTTGTTAATTGAAGGTATTTACGCTGGCACTCTGCAGGATATGAAAGATTTAGTCGATATGGTTGGAAAGAAAGTG GTAACGCCTTTGTCACAGCACAGTTTATTTAAGTTGGAAGATACACAGGATTGCCTTGAGAAGCTAAAGAGAGGAGAAGTCAATGGAAGAGCAGTAATAAGTTTTGAATAA
- the LOC144439789 gene encoding monocarboxylate transporter 1-like, with protein MQIEDEISTQETKKQRSPLRQMIILCDCGLFSKYPLMAVVAFSMFFGFGIVFIGSPAYMVARAKFINLSSESNIALVMSIFGVACTVGKLCPPAILHFTPRTITSTRLLGLAQILGGITNILSPFADSYPTYCVYAAILGLITGVFNTMISQTIKDVIGPSNLTAGLSVTLPWISLAGLLGPSLAGNI; from the coding sequence ATGCAAATTGAAGATGAAATATCAACTCAGGAAACTAAAAAACAAAGATCACCCTTACGACAGATGATCATATTATGTGACTGTGGTCTGTTTTCCAAGTACCCACTAATGGCGGTAGTggcattttcaatgttttttggTTTTGGCATTGTGTTCATAGGCTCACCAGCTTATATGGTTGCACGCGCTAAGTTTATCAACCTCAGTTCTGAAAGTAACATTGCCTTAGTCATGTCCATATTTGGAGTAGCGTGTACAGTAGGCAAACTTTGTCCACCTGCCATACTACATTTCACACCTCGTACCATAACTAGTACAAGATTGCTTGGGTTGGCACAGATCCTAGGTGGAATAACCAATATTCTCAGTCCGTTTGCTGATTCGTACCCAACTTATTGTGTGTACGCCGCTATACTGGGACTAATCACTGGAGTTTTCAACACAATGATATCACAGACAATTAAAGATGTGATTGGTCCTTCAAACTTGACGGCGGGTTTATCTGTAACCCTTCCTTGGATTAGTCTTGCAGGATTACTTGGGCCATCATTGGCAGGTAATATatga